TCCGCGGTGCCGGAGCGTGCGAGCGTGTCCGTGGCGACGAGGAACGACGCCCCGGCGAGGGCAGCGGTCGGCAGGAGAATCCGATGGTCGGGGCCGACGAGCAGCCGCATCACGTGTGGGACGATGAGGCCGACGAACCCGATGATGCCGGCGACGGCGACGCCGGCGGCCGTGATGACCGCCGAGACGGCCAGCAGGACGCGTTTCGTCCGCTCGACTTCGATGCCCAGGCCCTGTGCGTCCTCCTCGCCGAGCAGCATCACGTTGAGGTCCCGCGTGTAGACCAGCAAGACGACGAACGGAACGGCGACGAGCAGGAGGCTCGTCGAGACGTCGAACCACGTCGCGCTCTTGAGGTGGCCCATCAGCCAGAACAGGGCCCGGCGGATGCTCTCGCCGGCCTGGAGCAGGAGGAAGGAGACGACGGCCCCGAGGAACGTCTGGACGGCCACGCCGGCCAGCAGCAGCGTCGCGACCGGCGTCTCGCCGTTCTGGGTCGCGATGAGGTAGACGGCGAAGGCGGCGACGATGGCGCCGACGAACGCCGCGCCGCGAAGTCCGAGGCCGAACGGGACGGCGAAGGGCGCGACGATGAACCCGACGGCCCCGACCGCCGCCCCGGAGGAGACGCCGATGATGGAGGGGTCGGCCATCGGGTTCCGGAAGATGCCCTGCATGATGGTGCCCGCCGCCGCCAGCGAGAAGCCGACGACGGCGCCGAGCAGGATGCGCGGTAACCGGACCTGCATGACAATCTGGCGCTGGACGTCTTCGACGGGGTACGAGAACAGCGACTCCGTGACCAGCTGTGGGGTGCCACCGGTGAGGCCGACGCCCGTCGGGACGACGAGCGCGTTCAGGAGCACCTTCCCGACGGTAGCCGGCGGAATCCACACCGGCCCGATGCCCGCGCTCACCGTGACGACGGCACTCAACAGGGTGAAGAGGCCGGCCGACCAGGTGAGCAGGCGTCCGCTGGGTCGCATTATTGAAACGCCACTTGGAGTAGATAAATATTTATTGTTCCTGGGCTGCGGTGTAGGTGATGAGACGGTCCGCGACGCTACTGGTCGGATTGCTTCTCGTGACGTCGCTGGTCGGTGTCGCGCCCGCTGCAGGCGCGTCGACGGCCGCGACGAGCGAGCACTGCTCGTTCCCGGTGACGATGACCGACGCGACGGGGACCGAGGTCACTATCCAGGAACGGCCCGAGCGTATCGTCACCACGAACCCCTCGGCCGCCCAGACGATGTGGGAGATCGGTGGCCGCGACCAGGTCGTCGGGCTCACCCAGTACGCTTCGTATCTGGCGGGCGCAGACAGCCGGACCAACGTCTCTGCAGGGTTCGGCGTGAGCGTCGAGACGGTCGTCGGGGCGAACCCGGACCTCGTCGTCGCACCCAACGCGAGCGCGGGCGACGTCGAGGCGCTCCGTGAGGTCGGGCTGACGGTGTATCACCTGCGGTCCTCGGCGACTGTCGCCGACGTCCGCTCGAAGACCGATACCATCGGTCGCATCACCGGCAACTGCGACGGCGCCACGGAGGCCAACGCGTGGATGGACGCGAACGTCGAGGCGGTCCGCGGACAGACCGCCGACATCGAAGACCGGAAGCGAGTCCTCTACCCGCTCGGCAGCGGCTACGTCGTCGGGGGCGCGACGTTCATCAACGACCTGTTCGACCTCGCGGGCGCGGACAACGTCGCCGCGCGCAACCTCACGGGCTATCCGCAACTGAGCGACGAGGTCCTCCTCCAGCTCGACCCCGAGGTGCTCGTCCTGGCGGCCGGCGACGAAGGGTTCGTGACCCAGGAGCCATACGCGAGCACGACGGCCGGCGAGACGAACAGTACGGTCGTCGTCGAACGCCGGTGGCTCAACCAGCCGGCCCCCCGGAGCGTGGTGTTCGCCACGCACAACCTGACGCGTCAGCTCTACCCCGAGCAGTACGACCCGGACAGATACGTCTCGCGGTCGGACGTGGCGGTCGCCACCGAGACGCAGACGGCGACACGGACGGAAGAAGTGACGCCGGCGCCCCCCGAACCGACGACGGAGCCGACGACCACGGCCGGGCAGAGCGGGCCCGGCTTCACGTCGCTGGCTGCGCTCGTCGCGGCGCTCGCGGCCTCGGTGCTGGCACTGCGCCGGCCCTGAGCGCGTGCTCGTCACGCCGGCACCATCCCGCTGAAGAGGCTCCGGACCGAACAGCCCGGTATCGATGGACAAGCAGGCGATTCGCGAACGGGTGTGGGACGCGCTGGAGGCGTCTGGCGAGGCCCGGTTCCCGTTCCCGCCCCACGGCCGCATCCCGAACTTCGCCGGGGCCGACGACGCGGGGGCCCGACTCGCCGACACCGACGCCTGGCGGGCAGCCGAGACGGTGAAGGCCAACCCGGACGCGCCGCAGCTTCCGGTCCGTCGTGCGGCGCTCCGGGCCGACAAGACCCTCTACATGGCCGTCCCCAGGCTCCGTGACGCGGAGTGCTTCTACGAACTCGACCCCGAGCGACTGACCGACCTCGATGCCGCGCCGACCGTCTCGCACGTCGCCGACCACGCCAGGCAGGTCGGGCCGGCGGCGGTCGACACGGTCGACCTCGTCGTCTCGGGATCGGTCGCGGTCACAGAGGCCGGCGCACGCGTCGGCAAAGGCGAAGGGTACAGCGACCTCGAGTTCGCCGTGCTCCGGGAACTGGACCTCGTCGACGAGCAGACGACCGTCGCGACGACAGTCCACGAGCGCCAGGTCGTCGGCGGGCCCGAAGGTGCGGTCACGACAGACGACGTGCCGGTGGACGCCCACGACGTCCCGATGGACCTGATAGTGACGCCCGACCGCCGCATCGAGACGGCGACGCCGTACGACCGTCCCACGGGCGTCGACTGGACCGCGCTCTCCGACGAGCGCATCGAGGCCATGCCGGTGTTGGCCGAGCGGGCCCCACGCTGAGCCCCTCACGCGTCAGCTCTTTATATGCTAACTTGTTATTACAGTCAATGGATGACGCCGTCGACGAGCGCGTCGCACAGGAGACCGAGGCCGAACTGGACGGCTTCCGAGTCCTGGTCGTCGATGCCGACGCGGACGTCCGGTCCCGCATCCGGACGGTGTTCCTGGAGTCGAATGCGGACGTGACCGTCGTCGAGGGCTCGTCAGCCACGGCGGCGCTCGAAACGCTCGAATCGACGGCAGTAGACTGTATCGTCAGCGAAGACACGCTCCCCGACCGCTCCGGTGTCGACCTCCTGCGGACGGTCAGGGGTCGGTGGCTTGACCTCCCGTTCGTGCTGTTCACCGACGGAGGGAGCGAAGCACTCGCCAGCGAAGCACTCGGGGCAGGCGCGACCGACTACCTCCCGAAAGCACCACTCCCGGAGCAGACGGCCGAACTCGTCACACGCGTCGTCGACGCCGTCTCGACACGGACAGAGCGCCGGGGGGTTCTCGACCGGATGACCGACGCGTTCTTCGCGCTCGACGAGGACTGGCGGTTCACCTACCTCAACGAGCGCGGCCGCGATGTTATCAACCGCGCAGCGGACGGGGACCGGTCTGTGGACGAACTGCTGGGGGCGAACATCTGGACGGTCGTCCCCGACGCCGTCGGGACACAGTTCGAAGCGGAGTACAGGCAGGCGATGGCCGACCAGACACCGCGGTCGTTCGAAGCCCACTACGAACCGATGGCGACGTGGTTCGAGGTCCGGGCCTATCCGTCGCCCTCCGGCCTCTCGGTGTACCTCCACGACGTCACCGGCCGCCACGAACGGGAGGCAGCGATGGCCGAGCGCGAGCGCGTGCTCGAGGAGATGTACCGGGTCGTCTCGGAGAAGGAGACGTCGTTCGAACAGAAGGTCGAACACATGCTCCAGGTCGGGCGGGACGTCCTCGGGACGGACTGTGCGGCGCTCTCGTCTGTCGAGGGGGACGACTACATCTTCGACGTCGTCTACGACCCGGATGGCGACACGGAACCGGGGGACGTCGTCCCACTGGAGTCGACCAACTGCGAGCGAGCTATCGTCACCGAGGAGACGCTCGTCCTGGCAGACATCGCCACGGAGGCCCCCGACCTCACCGAGCGAGGCGGGTTCACCGAGCAGGGCATCGCCTGCTATCTCGGGACGCCCGTCTACGTCGACGGGTCGGTGACCGGGACGTTCTGCTTCTACGACCGCGACGCTCGCACGGAGCCGTTCTCTGACTGGGACGTGACGCTGGTCGAACTCATGGGCAACTGGGTCAGCTACGAGCGCGAGCGCCAGCGGCGCGAGGCGGAGTTGACCCGCGAGCGAAACCGACTGGACGACTTCGCGAGCCTCGTCTCCCACGACCTGCGCAACCCGCTGAACCTCGCGGTCGGCCGCCTCGAGCTGGCCAGCGAGGAGTACGACGGCGACTCGGTGCACCTCGAAGCCATCGAGGGAGCGCTCGAACGGATGGAGACGCTCATCGACGACCTCCTCGTGCTGGCTCGCTCCGGCGACCACGTCGTCGATGCGACCCGCGTCGACGTCGGGACGGTCGTGACGGCCGCCTGGGAGATGGCCGGGAGCGACGCGGGAAGGGTGTCCGTCGACGACGATATCGCCACCATCGAGGGCGACAGCGACCGACTGCAACAGCTGTTCGAGAACTGCTTCCGGAACAGCGTCGAGCACGGGCGACCCGACGTGCGGGTCCGAGTCGGCCCGCTCGCGGAGCACGACGGGTTCTACGTCGCCGACGACGGCCCCGGCATC
This DNA window, taken from Haloarcula ordinaria, encodes the following:
- the btuC gene encoding vitamin B12 ABC transporter permease BtuC: MRPSGRLLTWSAGLFTLLSAVVTVSAGIGPVWIPPATVGKVLLNALVVPTGVGLTGGTPQLVTESLFSYPVEDVQRQIVMQVRLPRILLGAVVGFSLAAAGTIMQGIFRNPMADPSIIGVSSGAAVGAVGFIVAPFAVPFGLGLRGAAFVGAIVAAFAVYLIATQNGETPVATLLLAGVAVQTFLGAVVSFLLLQAGESIRRALFWLMGHLKSATWFDVSTSLLLVAVPFVVLLVYTRDLNVMLLGEEDAQGLGIEVERTKRVLLAVSAVITAAGVAVAGIIGFVGLIVPHVMRLLVGPDHRILLPTAALAGASFLVATDTLARSGTAEVPVGIVTAALGAPFFLYLLRQREVHEL
- a CDS encoding PGF-CTERM-anchored ABC transporter substrate-binding protein; its protein translation is MRRSATLLVGLLLVTSLVGVAPAAGASTAATSEHCSFPVTMTDATGTEVTIQERPERIVTTNPSAAQTMWEIGGRDQVVGLTQYASYLAGADSRTNVSAGFGVSVETVVGANPDLVVAPNASAGDVEALREVGLTVYHLRSSATVADVRSKTDTIGRITGNCDGATEANAWMDANVEAVRGQTADIEDRKRVLYPLGSGYVVGGATFINDLFDLAGADNVAARNLTGYPQLSDEVLLQLDPEVLVLAAGDEGFVTQEPYASTTAGETNSTVVVERRWLNQPAPRSVVFATHNLTRQLYPEQYDPDRYVSRSDVAVATETQTATRTEEVTPAPPEPTTEPTTTAGQSGPGFTSLAALVAALAASVLALRRP
- a CDS encoding 5-formyltetrahydrofolate cyclo-ligase, whose amino-acid sequence is MDKQAIRERVWDALEASGEARFPFPPHGRIPNFAGADDAGARLADTDAWRAAETVKANPDAPQLPVRRAALRADKTLYMAVPRLRDAECFYELDPERLTDLDAAPTVSHVADHARQVGPAAVDTVDLVVSGSVAVTEAGARVGKGEGYSDLEFAVLRELDLVDEQTTVATTVHERQVVGGPEGAVTTDDVPVDAHDVPMDLIVTPDRRIETATPYDRPTGVDWTALSDERIEAMPVLAERAPR
- a CDS encoding ATP-binding protein, which codes for MDDAVDERVAQETEAELDGFRVLVVDADADVRSRIRTVFLESNADVTVVEGSSATAALETLESTAVDCIVSEDTLPDRSGVDLLRTVRGRWLDLPFVLFTDGGSEALASEALGAGATDYLPKAPLPEQTAELVTRVVDAVSTRTERRGVLDRMTDAFFALDEDWRFTYLNERGRDVINRAADGDRSVDELLGANIWTVVPDAVGTQFEAEYRQAMADQTPRSFEAHYEPMATWFEVRAYPSPSGLSVYLHDVTGRHEREAAMAERERVLEEMYRVVSEKETSFEQKVEHMLQVGRDVLGTDCAALSSVEGDDYIFDVVYDPDGDTEPGDVVPLESTNCERAIVTEETLVLADIATEAPDLTERGGFTEQGIACYLGTPVYVDGSVTGTFCFYDRDARTEPFSDWDVTLVELMGNWVSYERERQRREAELTRERNRLDDFASLVSHDLRNPLNLAVGRLELASEEYDGDSVHLEAIEGALERMETLIDDLLVLARSGDHVVDATRVDVGTVVTAAWEMAGSDAGRVSVDDDIATIEGDSDRLQQLFENCFRNSVEHGRPDVRVRVGPLAEHDGFYVADDGPGIPADEREQVVESGYTTSETGTGFGLSIIDEIVDAHGGEFRITESASGGVRLEVSGVAVR